The following proteins are encoded in a genomic region of Schistocerca serialis cubense isolate TAMUIC-IGC-003099 chromosome 9, iqSchSeri2.2, whole genome shotgun sequence:
- the LOC126419130 gene encoding protein kinase shaggy-like yields MSNCCLPLTFAAVIALMLLSPAAARPEASSSQQPSAEPGADFAGGFMVAVGSGKEGAEKSFSAMAGGAEGAISAMQQGADAGINAASQASKAAADAFAAGGKAAVGVGKAMFEGGVGAAAEGASAMASAAEAASGRR; encoded by the exons ATGAGCAACTGCTGCCTGCCACTGACGTTCGCCGCTGTCATCGCACTG ATGCTGCTGAGCCCCGCTGCGGCGCGGCCAGAGGccagcagcagccagcagccgTCAGCAGAGCCCGGCGCTGATTTCGCCGGCGGCTTCATGGTGGCCGTGGGGTCCGGCAAGGAAGGCGCCGAGAAGAGCTTCTCCGCCATGGCGGGCGGCGCAGAAGGAGCCATCAGTGCCATGCAGCAGGGAGCCGACGCGGGCATAAACGCCGCCTCCCAGGCGTCCAAGGCGGCCGCCGACGCATTCGCGGCCGGTGGGAAGGCGGCCGTCGGCGTCGGAAAGGCTATGTTCGAGGGAGGCGTCGGCGCCGCCGCGGAAGGCGCCAGCGCCATGGCGTCGGCGGCCGAAGCAGCGTCAGGCCGGCGATGA